The genomic DNA ttatttctttacaaaATGAACCTAGATCTAGAAACCGAAAGAAATTGGTCGAGTATCATTGACAAAAGTCCGCTGTTCCCCGCTTTTTGTCCCGTTGGATCGCTGAATTTCCATTGGGTAGGATCGACAGAGACAGGGCTGTGTCCATCGGCGGGTCGTTCGCACGCAGGATCGCGAGCATGAACTCTTGGTCAGGCGGTGGACGGGGGCGTCCGGGCTGCGTCGGCGTGAGCGTCGGCGTAAGCGTCGGCGTCGGCGTTTTACGGTGTGGCGGTGGCGCGGCGCGGGTAGGATCACGTCGCGGCGCCTCGCGTCAGCGTCGCTGGGACCGTCGACGGAGGCAACAGTGGTGGCCAACGCATCGCGTGAACGCGTAATCCGCCATATTGGCCGCGAAACCGTTCGGCCAGATTAGGCTGAAACACGGCTGTTCGCGAGATACGTGTTTACACGGGGGTGAACGAGGGTGCATCGTAGCACTGGTGTCGTCGTTGGTTAGACGAACGAGAGAAGGGCGCACAgggggtggtggaagagggtAATCGCGTGGCGAGACACGCCGAGATACGCCTCGAACGTTTTCCACGACTAGTGAAACAGGGTGAAAGACGAACGTTGAGAGAGAGGGGGGAAGAGAGACAGTGTGGCGAGGGTGAAGGAGGAGGAAGTGCGTGGTTGACAGTGGTTTCAAGTGCTCGGGGGAGAAAAGTGTCCGGTGAATCTGGCTCGATCGGTGGCTTCGACCCCGTTTACCACCCTTGGCCTACACCCCTACGCTCGCAGGACCTCTCGTTGACCTCGTCCCTCTTCGAATCGACCTCTCGTTCGACGTGTTGCGTGATCAAAAACGAGAGTGAACGCCTCGATTTCCGTCCAGCGTACCGAGTTTCCTCGAATTCGTTGAgttgcaaagagaagacggGCATCGAGGTTCGGTGACGTGGTCCGTCCGAGTAAGAGAGTCGGCTTTCGTCGGTGCATCGGTGCATCGGTGAATGGAAAAAGTGGAAACGTCGAACCGGGTGGAGCAGTAGCGGCAATCCCGACGACTCGTCGTTAGCGAGCTAGCTCGGTGTCCAGCGTGACAGCGCCGTGGGCTCGTCTCTCCCTCTTGTCTCGACTTCTGCCAATCAATAACCAGCGCACCGACTCGTTCACGCTCTGCTCTCTGCCTCCCTCTctcccctctctctctctctctctctctttcacacatacacacactcTTTCCGTTTCCCTTGTTGCTTCTGTGTCTCTCCCTTATCCTGGTCAGCTCGAAAGCAACAGCGATCTCCCTGAAAAATCGTCCGAACGATGTTTTTCCGTTTCCCTCTTCCGTCCGATTCGAAGAGTATCCCTCTCCCCGCGCGCTCTCTTTCCCTCGTTTCCGTCCTTCCCAGCCCGCCACCCTTTTAGAAGCGAGCCGTCTCACTGGCCGTCGAAACGGAACTACGGAAGCGGTGATCGGTAGGTTGGAGGACGCGAACGGCATCGAGGACGACATCGAGGGCGACAGTGGACGACACGAGGCGAGGCAACGTCGCGACGGACGAGGAGCAGCCAGAGAGGCGGCGGTAGCGGCGCTCTAGGCCGCTAGTCGCGCCAGCGCCCTGTACGCAGCTTCAAACCGACAGCCACGAAACCTATTTATACCTCCGTCAACGTAGCGGACGACGTTACGAGAACAGCGCCGTGTTCGGCCACCCACGCGAGCAACAGCCCGAAGGAACCGCGACGAGGAACCTCGACGACAACGACAGCATCGAGCGGGAAAGAGCGTGGACACCGAGCCGATCGAAACGTCCCGCATCCCTCGGCGAGGAATACGTCTCGGTGGAATTGACGTTTCTACGTTCCCGTGTTGTTCTCGCGAATAAAGTTAGCCCCGGTCGATGGAGGACGCGGACCGGGTGGAAATGCCGATGGGACAGGATCAGCGGATTGCGACGAGCGGCGAGACCAGTCGAGCCCACCCATAGGGGACGCCATTGAGAGTCTGTCTTTGCCTTGACGTGTGATCGACCGTCGCGCATCCGCCTTCCCTTCTCGCGTCCTGTGCCGAGCTGATCTGCGCGCTACGTGCAGCACCGGTCCGGTCCGGATCCGGCTTACAGCAGCAGCGTAGCCGCTGGATGGGGTTGGGCCGTTCGCCTCTGGGTGCCTTGGCGGTACGGGTGTCGTCGAACGAGTCCTGGTGATCGTGGAGCTCCTGGCTCGACTTTGTCCGAGCTTTCCAGGCCGGACGAAGCGACAGGCGGGAAATGGCACGCGGCGGTGTATAATGCGCGTGCAGGATCGTTCGACTGGACCGAGCAGCGCCGATTCGAGCGATCGTTGCTCAAACGCGATTTCGATCAGGACCAAGGTAGCGTAGCGGTGTGCGCGGTGCGCGGTGCTCGTATGTGTCCGTCCGCGAGTGGGTGAGAATAGTTGTCGCGAGCATCGAGGAGCCGAGGTGAGAAGCGTGCTAGGAGCATGCAGGATTCGGGCGAGGCCCGTAGAGGCCTTGGTCCCGCGGCAGGACCGGGATAAGGATCGAATCCGGCGTGAAACCGGGATCGCGTGAGAGTTAGAGAGATCGTGTCGCTGGTGACGTCGTTAAGGCTGAAATCGCAGGAACGCGGGAAGCGAGCTGGACTCGCTTTTGGGCGCATGGAACATGATAGAGGTGAGGTGATGCGATATCGATTGAGAACGGCAGGTCACCGATGCCCCTGCTAGAGACGCGACGGAAAGCCGCTCGCGTTCGATGTTTCATTCTTCCGCTGCTCGTTTGGCAACGTGAATGAACGATGCTGCTCGCCGTAGACCGACTAAACAGCTGGAAGGCTTCTAGCGAAAGTAGGATTTGGGTTAGCCGGCTCCTGTGTCGAGCCTGTTGATCCAACTAAGATTTATATTCTGCCCGGATGAACACTCGCCGACAGGCGCgtaaacagagaaaaattgaaaattttcatttgatttttattcAGCTGGGAAAACATTGACAAAAGTTCAACGCGATCTTTCAAGCGTTAGCACAGTCGAGTAGACTTGGCCGTCGAATGGAAGACAATGCCGCTCTTCTCGAAACCGCTTATCTCTCGAGAGCTCTTGAAAGCGAGCCGATCGAGCGTCAACCGGAAGCCAGTTCAAACAAATAGAGCTGGTCTCCGTTTAACCGGCGAAAAATGTGCGAAGCTTCGATGAACGAATTTAGGACACCGCATTCCTCGTGCGATTCACGTGCTCTCTAATCGAGTTACGATTGCAAATCGATTTCGTGGTAATATTCCTGGCACTCGGTGACGAATAGATGCGTCAACAAGTGTCTGAGAACGAGTGTACAGTAAAGGAGACTCGATTTCAAGAAAATCTATCGACGTTGTTGCTGTTCGAAGAATAAAAGTAGACTTTGAAATAAAGTTTGGCAAACGATACTTTTTCGAAAGCGAAATATTCTGTCGTATTCGCACGTTTCCGTGTCCCTGAGAGCACGTAAACATTGTGCGAATGCACTTTTGGGCAACGTTCCAATAGTCGCTGGTGGTTCCTCGGTCATCTCCAGCCCATTACATTTTCCCTCCTATCGTTTCGATGtctataaatatattttctccTCGTATCTTCGACTTGCAATATTTTCGTAGATATCTATACGTTGCGTAACATGATCGATATGCAGACTTCTTTTTTCATCTACTATTACTATTCCGGGGGAATTTCGAACACTCAGCATCCTACAGTTCCCATTTACTTTCGcagataaattaattacaaatttcagAATACTTGGGAACAGAATTTGTTCTTCTTTTCGCTTGAAATTCGCGTCAAATCAATTCTTCTCCGTTATCTATTGGCAAACTTTTCCATTGGAATTATCGTCCGAGCAATGCCCATTGTTTTCCATTTCCGTCCCGTTCGTTTCCGCCTCGTCGATCCATCGACCGGCCGATAATCGTAATTTTCGGAGCCGTGGCAATGAACGGCGTCCCCTTTTTCGATACCTTCAGCTTTTCACGCGCACGTAATACACGAATTCCCGCGAGACCTGCTGTTTATCAATCGCTGCCCACAGCCCGTATTACCGGCTCTCGAGCACGCTCGTTATCGAAGCTGCTCGCGGAGCGGATCATCGATGTATAACGCGGCGTAAAAATAATCGCAGCCCTCgcagaaagaaaaagaggagagagagaggagataGAGAGGTCGTGCATGCGCGTCGTTGTGGTTGTTGAAACCTCCACGAGGTTCCAGATCCGTGGAAGGGGTTGTTGGTTTGATTGATTCTTCAGGTTTGGAAAGTTTTTAGAACGATTTCGGGCATATCTctcatttttctataaattgaCTCATCTGATCGCTTATTGATTTTGAATTAAGATTAGGGCGTGTTGGGGATGTTGGCAAGTTCGAATCTAGTTAAGTTTATTTAACGATGAGGTGTGATATGTAGATTGAATCTAGGTCACAGGGGGTTAACGATGTTTGGGCGGAAGGGCGGAGGACGAAGTTGAAGATGGGATAATTTGTTCGAAAGTAACAATATAGAAGTTACAGGAGATACAACGCGTTTACTTTTCTATGTGAAAATGAATAATCTTCCATTTATCGTCCGTCCGTTTTTTTGTTATTGGTGAAACGATAAATCTTAAATTCAGATTATCGTTGTTTCCATATTCACTGTGACCAGGCCAGAGGATCGATAGATGCAACTGACCGTGCGACAATCGCATCCGAACAAATTGGCCGTCTTTTGAAAGCTTACCTGTCAATTACCGTACGGTCAGCTTGTTTGAATTAAAGCTTAACAACTTTATCGTGCTTCCGCGTGCGATTCGGCTCTGATGTTTTTCAAGTGTTCAAATTAAACAGAGATGCGATTAAACCTTGCCCGCTGAACCGGGCTCTCTGTTTGCATTTTTCTAAACGCTCTTCATGGAAATTCACCTCTCTTCGGCCGGTTTGGTCGCTTTAAAACGCCAATTTAACAAACAGTACCGTCCTTTCGTTGCTTCCGATTTTAATCGAATTAAATTCGTTGAACGAGCTTCCGTTGCCAAACGAGCCTGAAACAGGAATCATTCGCTCCTTTGAAAAACCTCGAAACCTTCGATCGCGTCTCCTTTTACTAGGCAAACACTCATTACCTGGTCCCGTTTATTATCGATGACATTCTCTCTAATTAACACGTACTTCTGCCCGTCCCTTCGTCACAAACAACGCTTCTCGGTGTTCCTTAATCATATTACCTCCTGATCGAAACCCCTTGGAGGCGCGAGATCACCTTTGTCGCTAATGCAGCAACTTTGACCCAACGAACGATCAGTTGTCACTTCTTGGTAACTATAATAACTAGTTACCTTCGTGAATCACTTTTACGTGCTTCAGGTACCCTTTAAAATCTTCACAAAGACCTCGGGGTATCTCGAATATTCGCGAGCACCCAAGTCTAGCCATAGGAGCGCGTTGCTGGCAGGGCAAACTCTCGTACAGACTCGGGCGTGCGTATATCAGGAAGGAAGGTTAAGGTCGAGCGATAGTGGGCGCTTATTTTTAGTGGTGGTTACGTCGGGGGAGAAGGGCCGGCTGACCAGACGAGATATCGTTTGCAGATGTCGAGCGGAATGGGTGCAACTGCAATGGGGATCGGCGTTAGTCACAGGCCAGGGGCCGGCGAGGGTGTAGCCGGTGGGTGCCGGCTACGCGCGCAGAGTCAGAGCCAGGCGTCCGGCTCTTCCGACAATCCGCAGCAGTCCTcccagcagcagcaacagcagcaacaacagctgcagcaacagcaacaacagccGCCCGCGTCGCAGCAACAGTCGCAGCAGCAACAGCGTCAAGGTTCGGGGATCGGAGGCCGTTCGAAGAAGGACAACTGTTGCCTCTGCTGGTGCTGTTGTTGTAGTTGCTCGTGGTATTACCGTTTTTTTCTATGCTATGTCGAATGTAATGTCAAATTACAACCTTGTTACATCGTTGTTTCGGCTACATCAAAGGGAACACGAGATTTGTGGAGCGAGTACGTGTTAATTGCTTTTTGATAATGGTAAATcaagaattttattataatcatgTCAGTATTGAATGAAACTTGAAACACGAGTTCCACAAATCTCGTAGATAGATCATTAATCAGTACTTAGAATAGATAGCACTTTGGCGAACAATTCTTTCGCTCTTTCTCGAGGGCAAATACGTTCCGCGTATCGAAAGCTCTTCACAGACAATGGACCGGAGTCGTTACAAACGGGCGAGAATAGAGAAAGTCGAATGAAAACCTGCTCGGCTTCGGCGAACGTCAACCAATCCATCGGTAAACGAACGGACACAATCGATCTTCGAACGCGTCGCGTGATAACTCGTATATCCTGCCTGCCTGACAAGCCATTATCGCGTTTCGTAATGCAATCGTCAGCGGAATGATGTCAGTCCATTGTCTTTGGAAAGCAAGCCACGACCTAATTTAGCCGGGAACAGACGTACCTACGTGCGCTATTTTTTCTGTTCCATGCCGCGCACAGGAATAAATGGTAAGCAGGACATCTGCGTTCGTCATACTTTCATTCCGCGGAACGAATTCTTCTGTTATTTTCATAAATCACCTGAATATTCCTGCAGACTACACGTACGAATCCTCACGGTAGTCGAATTCTTTGTCAACGTAACAGATAAACGACTCGGGCTCGATAGATTACGGGCCAGCGAGGATTGTAAGCAGCGCAAACCCTCCGGATGCGTAACACGTATCCACCCTCGACGGATATCTAAACGGCGACAGACCGTCCTTCCGGTCGTCTTCTTCCATCCGCTTATTTATCCCAGtgcctttcttttttctctttcagcGCCGGTTATCGGTTTTCGTGAATGTTTGCAGAATGAAACGAGCAAGTTTCCGGGATAATGAAAACACGAAGAAATACGACCCAACggttttattttcatttcgcTCTCCGACTAGTTTGTTGCGATTTATCGCTGCCGTATTGTGCTCCGTGCCGTGTAAAACGAACAGTTTTTTCCATTCgcctcgtttttttttctattttttcgaACACTGTTTTGTTTCCTTATCGCTCCACGATAAGGTAGCACGTTTGTTACGAAACGATAACGCGCACCTTGAGATAGGATACGGATTTCTTTGGTTTCTTTGTTCGCGATCCCAGAACACGATAGCCTTTTATAAAGAAGCCGAAAATGcacgaagagaaaaagaaatggaaataTGAAGAGAAGCAGGACTAAAAGGTTCGATGCGATTGAATTTGCAGTCTGGCGGCAGTGGGCGGCAACTCGACGGGCGCAGGGGGTGCTGGCGACCAGGGGAAGAAGAAGGGTAACGCGGGCGTCGGCGAGCACGGGAGCGGCGTCGGCGTCGGTGGCGAGCTAGGAAGCGGTGGCGCGGGCAATGGTTTCGACGGGCTTGATGGCCTGGATGGTAACATGGAGTGCAGCCTGGAGGAGATCAGATCTTGGGGCTCCTCCTTCGACAAGTTGATGAGGAGTCCCGCGGGTCGTAAGTTCTTCAGGGAGTTCCTGGTGAGCGAGTATAGCGAAGAGAACATCGCGTTCTGGCTAGCGTGCGAGCAGCTGAAACGGGAAAGCAACCCTGAAAAGATCGAGGAGAAGGCGCGCTTCATCTACGAGCGTTACATATCCATACTCTCACCGAAAGAAGTGAGTTTCGTAGCGGGTCATTTTTAAGTAAATGTATTAGGTGTACAGATTAATTCGATgccttctttttatttaattgaaaatctattttaaaaaaaaatcatcatTATCATATTTTCCCGCCACTTTTCAAGTCCTCAGAATCACTGGaagatattcaaatttaaagtAATGATTAAGTTCAATAGTTGCCCTAGTCAGAgctaattgaattttaaaataattaacgaaCTCTCGATTGCGTCGCAAGCGTGACTCGATATTACAGCGCTAgcgtgaaagggttaattttacAGGTAATAATTATCTTTAACCAGGTCCTAATCGTTGAACAATGATTTTCAGGTGAGCCTGGACTCGCAAGTGCGCGAAATAGTGAACCGCAACATGGTGCAACCGACGCCGCACACGTTCGACGACGCCCAGCTGCAGATCTACACTCTGATGCACCGCGACTCGTACCCTCGTTTCGTGAACAGCGAGCTGTACCGGCGGGTGGCCCGTTTGAGTAGCGGGTCGAACAGTGAGGAGCACAGCGCGGGCAAGCCGAAGTGCAAGAAGGGCACCACGTAATCGCGCGTCGACGCGAACTGGGGTGGCAGCGGACCAACACCCTACGTCTCGCAGCGGGTTCGTCGAGTCGACCACGAGTCGTCGTCGGGTCGGCATCGGGGACCGTGACGCTGATCGATGACGAATCAAGCAAAGCAGGCTGGGGTCGAGACACCCCGATCTCTCTTCTCGAAAATATCTCGCTCGCACGCGAGTTGCTTTCACGGACAaacgaaaagaagagagagagatgaCGATGACGAGGACGAAGGAGAGTTACTCTCGAAGCGACTCGCTCTTCCACGCGACGCCATATCGGGGCCACGTGAACACGCTCGCAATGCCGCGAACGTGCACGAACTTGACGATGGACTGAACAAAGTAAAATAATGTAAcgaatacaaaaaaaaaagaaaaaaagtaagGAGAAGATAAAAaccaaagaaacaaaaataacgatactgaGAGGATGGGGAAACGAAAGGAACAAAGTACGATCGCATTAGTCGCGTATATCATTGACTCTTCCTTCCAACACACTTTTTTGGTACACGCTCGTTCACGTGACATAGACGGTATAGGATCGCAACGCGGGTCGGTCGGGGATGACGTTCATCTTTCGAGGAAGTTCCTAAGTTCCATCGTCTTTAGCGACCGATCGGTCGCCGAtgatctctctttctctcctgtTTCAAACGAACCATCGTGTCTTTACTCTCCCTCTTCGAATTCTCTCATCTCTCTCCCTGATCTTTTCTTACTACTCCCTCAGCTATTTTCCTTCCCTCTGTCTCAGTTTTTATCACCATACATCCGTCGCAGACGATTTTGGAGGAGACTGAGTCGAGGGTCTTTGCGAGTGAACCGATAGAGACACTTGAGGCACAATGAGATGTTTTTCTTTCAGATCATAATGTTCGACGATTCGTTTTTCTCCTTTTCATCGTCCGATATAGTATTGATTGTGAGTTGCATCGAGGAGAACTTATTGTGTCCCGAGTTATGGCAGCCTAGAGGGCGCTGCGGGTTTCGAGGAAAGCGAAAGCTTGTTGAGAGAAGCAATATTGGTTAATGAACCTCGTTGTTTGAGAGAAACAAGGTCTTTCTTGCTATATGGCAAGTATTGTGAAGGTATATTGATTGACAAATGGTGTTA from Osmia bicornis bicornis chromosome 15, iOsmBic2.1, whole genome shotgun sequence includes the following:
- the LOC114877689 gene encoding regulator of G-protein signaling 17 isoform X1 translates to MIEMSSGMGATAMGIGVSHRPGAGEGVAGGCRLRAQSQSQASGSSDNPQQSSQQQQQQQQQLQQQQQQPPASQQQSQQQQRQGSGIGGRSKKDNCCLCWCCCCSCSWNKCLAAVGGNSTGAGGAGDQGKKKGNAGVGEHGSGVGVGGELGSGGAGNGFDGLDGLDGNMECSLEEIRSWGSSFDKLMRSPAGRKFFREFLVSEYSEENIAFWLACEQLKRESNPEKIEEKARFIYERYISILSPKEVSLDSQVREIVNRNMVQPTPHTFDDAQLQIYTLMHRDSYPRFVNSELYRRVARLSSGSNSEEHSAGKPKCKKGTT
- the LOC114877689 gene encoding regulator of G-protein signaling 17 isoform X4, whose amino-acid sequence is MIEMSSGMGATAMGIGVSHRPGAGEGVAGGCRLRAQSQSQASGSSDNPQQSSQQQQQQQQQLQQQQQQPPASQQQSQQQQRQGSGIGGRSKKDNCCLCWCCCCSCSCLAAVGGNSTGAGGAGDQGKKKGNAGVGEHGSGVGVGGELGSGGAGNGFDGLDGLDGNMECSLEEIRSWGSSFDKLMRSPAGRKFFREFLVSEYSEENIAFWLACEQLKRESNPEKIEEKARFIYERYISILSPKEVSLDSQVREIVNRNMVQPTPHTFDDAQLQIYTLMHRDSYPRFVNSELYRRVARLSSGSNSEEHSAGKPKCKKGTT
- the LOC114877689 gene encoding regulator of G-protein signaling 17 isoform X2 — encoded protein: MIEMSSGMGATAMGIGVSHRPGAGEGVAGGCRLRAQSQSQASGSSDNPQQSSQQQQQQQQQLQQQQQQPPASQQQSQQQQRQGSGIGGRSKKDNCCLCWCCCCSCSNKCLAAVGGNSTGAGGAGDQGKKKGNAGVGEHGSGVGVGGELGSGGAGNGFDGLDGLDGNMECSLEEIRSWGSSFDKLMRSPAGRKFFREFLVSEYSEENIAFWLACEQLKRESNPEKIEEKARFIYERYISILSPKEVSLDSQVREIVNRNMVQPTPHTFDDAQLQIYTLMHRDSYPRFVNSELYRRVARLSSGSNSEEHSAGKPKCKKGTT
- the LOC114877689 gene encoding regulator of G-protein signaling 17 isoform X5, with amino-acid sequence MIEMSSGMGATAMGIGVSHRPGAGEGVAGGCRLRAQSQSQASGSSDNPQQSSQQQQQQQQQLQQQQQQPPASQQQSQQQQRQGSGIGGRSKKDNCCLCWCCCCSCSLAAVGGNSTGAGGAGDQGKKKGNAGVGEHGSGVGVGGELGSGGAGNGFDGLDGLDGNMECSLEEIRSWGSSFDKLMRSPAGRKFFREFLVSEYSEENIAFWLACEQLKRESNPEKIEEKARFIYERYISILSPKEVSLDSQVREIVNRNMVQPTPHTFDDAQLQIYTLMHRDSYPRFVNSELYRRVARLSSGSNSEEHSAGKPKCKKGTT
- the LOC114877689 gene encoding regulator of G-protein signaling 17 isoform X3, with translation MSSGMGATAMGIGVSHRPGAGEGVAGGCRLRAQSQSQASGSSDNPQQSSQQQQQQQQQLQQQQQQPPASQQQSQQQQRQGSGIGGRSKKDNCCLCWCCCCSCSWNKCLAAVGGNSTGAGGAGDQGKKKGNAGVGEHGSGVGVGGELGSGGAGNGFDGLDGLDGNMECSLEEIRSWGSSFDKLMRSPAGRKFFREFLVSEYSEENIAFWLACEQLKRESNPEKIEEKARFIYERYISILSPKEVSLDSQVREIVNRNMVQPTPHTFDDAQLQIYTLMHRDSYPRFVNSELYRRVARLSSGSNSEEHSAGKPKCKKGTT
- the LOC114877689 gene encoding regulator of G-protein signaling 17 isoform X6, with protein sequence MAQMRLIKKIWRVRRDARRTGPLNVTEVKGKRKWPRCWRLMITCFEILAAVGGNSTGAGGAGDQGKKKGNAGVGEHGSGVGVGGELGSGGAGNGFDGLDGLDGNMECSLEEIRSWGSSFDKLMRSPAGRKFFREFLVSEYSEENIAFWLACEQLKRESNPEKIEEKARFIYERYISILSPKEVSLDSQVREIVNRNMVQPTPHTFDDAQLQIYTLMHRDSYPRFVNSELYRRVARLSSGSNSEEHSAGKPKCKKGTT